The Acidimicrobiia bacterium genome includes a window with the following:
- the purQ gene encoding phosphoribosylformylglycinamidine synthase subunit PurQ gives MSATVGVVLFPGTNCEQDVVWAIEHLGGEARICWHGDETIGGADAIVVPGGFAHGDYLRTGAIARFSPVMDAVRDFAASGGPVVGICNGFQVLTEAGMLPGALQKNAGMKFLCETVELRVETDTTALTNRAARGARLRVPINHFEGNYVCDAETLAKLQAEDRVVVRYADNPNGSLDDIAGVCNEGRNVVGLMPHPERASDALLGSADGVVLLESLLHAAGARADRSAA, from the coding sequence GTGAGCGCCACCGTCGGGGTGGTGCTGTTCCCCGGCACGAACTGTGAGCAGGACGTCGTCTGGGCGATCGAGCACCTCGGCGGCGAGGCCCGGATCTGCTGGCACGGCGACGAGACGATCGGCGGCGCCGACGCGATCGTCGTACCCGGCGGCTTCGCACACGGCGACTACCTCCGCACCGGCGCGATCGCGCGCTTCTCGCCGGTGATGGACGCGGTGCGCGACTTCGCCGCGAGCGGCGGACCGGTCGTCGGGATCTGCAACGGCTTCCAGGTGCTCACGGAAGCGGGCATGCTGCCGGGCGCGCTGCAGAAGAACGCGGGCATGAAGTTCCTCTGCGAGACCGTCGAGCTGCGCGTCGAGACCGACACGACCGCGCTCACCAACCGCGCCGCGCGCGGCGCACGGCTGCGCGTGCCGATCAACCACTTCGAGGGCAACTACGTCTGCGACGCGGAGACGCTCGCGAAGTTGCAGGCCGAGGATCGCGTCGTGGTGCGGTACGCCGACAACCCGAACGGCAGCCTCGACGACATCGCGGGTGTGTGCAACGAAGGTCGCAACGTCGTCGGGCTCATGCCCCACCCCGAGCGCGCGAGCGACGCGCTGCTCGGCTCGGCCGACGGCGTCGTGCTGCTCGAGTCGCTGCTGCACGCCGCGGGCGCACGCGCCGACCGCTCCGCGGCTTGA
- the purS gene encoding phosphoribosylformylglycinamidine synthase subunit PurS, producing the protein MPRYEAQVEVTHRPGILDPAGATVERALPALGWANVSQVRIGKSIRLVVDAPDVATATAQVDEMCHRILTNPVIEDYSLRIEELTRA; encoded by the coding sequence ATGCCGCGCTACGAAGCCCAGGTCGAGGTGACGCACCGCCCGGGCATCCTCGATCCGGCGGGCGCGACCGTCGAGCGGGCGCTCCCCGCGCTCGGTTGGGCGAACGTGTCACAGGTGCGTATCGGCAAGAGCATCCGTCTCGTCGTCGACGCTCCCGACGTGGCGACGGCGACCGCGCAGGTCGACGAGATGTGCCATCGCATCCTCACGAACCCGGTGATCGAGGACTACTCGCTGCGGATCGAGGAGCTGACGCGCGCGTGA
- a CDS encoding class I SAM-dependent methyltransferase produces the protein MAAAFEPTSRALLSTITGTVARVLDLGPGPGYSTELLAATFPDAEIVAVERSPTFAEHTRARVPAARVLVADATEPLPAAGGRGFDVVYARLLLSHLPDIERTVAHWCGAVGPGGRLALEEPDEIVSDDPLFARYEAIVAAVVAAAGADMYAGAALAATPTPPGFRRVLDRSVVPRITAGTAAAMFWRNARAWDASADAVVSRRERDELIDALQRRVDDPTLDAISWRLRQLVFERVAAAGG, from the coding sequence GTGGCCGCCGCGTTCGAGCCGACGAGCCGCGCACTGCTCTCGACGATCACGGGCACCGTGGCGCGCGTGCTCGACCTCGGACCCGGGCCCGGCTACAGCACCGAGCTGCTCGCCGCGACCTTCCCGGACGCGGAGATCGTCGCGGTCGAACGCTCACCGACGTTCGCCGAGCACACGCGTGCGCGTGTTCCCGCGGCGCGGGTGCTCGTCGCCGACGCGACCGAGCCGCTGCCCGCGGCCGGTGGGCGCGGATTCGACGTCGTCTACGCGCGCTTGCTGCTGTCGCACCTGCCCGATATCGAGCGCACCGTGGCGCATTGGTGCGGAGCAGTCGGTCCGGGCGGTCGCCTCGCCCTCGAGGAGCCCGACGAGATCGTGAGCGACGATCCCCTGTTCGCGCGCTACGAAGCGATCGTGGCGGCCGTCGTCGCCGCGGCCGGGGCCGACATGTACGCGGGCGCTGCGCTCGCGGCCACGCCGACGCCGCCCGGTTTCCGGCGCGTGCTCGACCGATCGGTCGTCCCGCGCATCACCGCCGGCACCGCGGCGGCGATGTTCTGGCGCAACGCCCGCGCGTGGGACGCGTCCGCCGACGCGGTCGTGTCCCGTCGTGAGCGAGACGAGCTGATCGACGCGCTGCAGCGACGGGTCGACGACCCGACTCTGGATGCAATCTCGTGGCGGCTCCGCCAGCTCGTATTCGAGCGAGTGGCGGCGGCCGGCGGCTAG